A genomic window from Streptomyces sp. NBC_01429 includes:
- the tatA gene encoding Sec-independent protein translocase subunit TatA: MEPWHLLVVAVVIIVLFGSKKLPDSARALGKSMRILKSEAMAMKEEGGGSAAAPAPAAAPAPAAAPAPAPTAPAAAAAEASVAADAPGSSAGVTTPAAPAAPVTPVTAVVTDAPVTPGAQR; encoded by the coding sequence TTGGAGCCATGGCACCTGCTGGTCGTGGCCGTCGTGATCATCGTCCTGTTCGGCTCGAAGAAGCTTCCGGATTCCGCCCGTGCCCTGGGCAAGTCCATGCGCATCCTCAAGAGCGAGGCCATGGCGATGAAGGAGGAGGGCGGCGGATCCGCCGCCGCCCCTGCCCCCGCTGCCGCGCCTGCCCCCGCTGCCGCCCCTGCCCCCGCTCCGACCGCTCCCGCCGCTGCTGCCGCTGAGGCGTCCGTGGCCGCGGACGCTCCCGGATCGTCCGCGGGCGTGACGACGCCCGCGGCCCCCGCGGCCCCCGTGACTCCTGTGACCGCCGTGGTGACCGACGCTCCCGTCACCCCGGGCGCGCAGCGCTGA
- a CDS encoding TIGR02679 family protein has protein sequence MSTAPDGTTPAPASPEGTPPASARALPDGTRAWLAGPGLARLWEAARARLERNGLRATGSLRLTELGAQERTALSQLVGNGKVLTGTTATVGLAALDTRLRASAAGLGLVETLGALGPPLTDRRAVRADADARRARIWSSVASALDASPLAGEVWAREWYEGLRRAGVPAGVEPDTATRTLLQAVRLLTVLLAPAEAVPATAAPKAALPEQSGAGPARDPRTARTSPGTRTSRGRGELAAEATGSAHGLDDGTWLSRLVQRGIALAHGAALPDSAAERRALWRLAGVAPDEISSTVLAYGLRPEGGGWREQALRERAVHHAEAQLTLRELRALRLSLPAGTLVRICENPRVVEAAADAGCGRPLVCTSGSATTAVLTLLDALAATGCRFAYHGDFDWPGIALANRIMRRYDARPWRLLAGDYELLAARAAERGIPPLPLAGPRVGAEWDPDLAPAMSAHGVALHEEATLEPLVNDLKWL, from the coding sequence ATGAGCACCGCCCCGGACGGAACCACGCCAGCGCCCGCCTCGCCCGAAGGAACCCCGCCCGCGTCCGCGCGCGCCCTGCCCGACGGGACCCGCGCCTGGCTGGCGGGCCCCGGCCTCGCCCGGCTCTGGGAGGCGGCGCGCGCCCGCCTGGAGCGCAACGGCCTGCGCGCCACCGGCTCGCTGCGCCTGACCGAGCTGGGAGCCCAGGAGAGAACGGCGCTGTCGCAGCTGGTCGGCAACGGCAAGGTCCTCACCGGTACGACGGCCACCGTCGGCCTCGCCGCGCTCGACACGCGGTTGCGCGCCTCGGCCGCCGGGCTCGGCCTGGTGGAGACCCTGGGCGCGCTCGGCCCGCCGCTCACCGACCGCCGGGCGGTGCGGGCGGACGCCGACGCCCGCCGCGCGCGGATCTGGTCGTCGGTGGCGTCGGCCCTGGACGCCTCGCCGCTGGCCGGTGAGGTCTGGGCGCGGGAGTGGTACGAGGGGCTGCGGCGGGCGGGCGTCCCGGCGGGTGTCGAGCCGGACACGGCGACCCGTACGCTCCTCCAGGCGGTGCGGCTGCTGACCGTACTGCTCGCCCCGGCGGAGGCGGTCCCGGCAACGGCGGCCCCGAAGGCGGCGCTCCCGGAGCAGTCCGGGGCCGGACCGGCGCGCGATCCCCGGACCGCCCGGACCTCCCCGGGCACCCGGACCTCCCGGGGCAGGGGTGAACTCGCCGCCGAGGCCACGGGATCCGCGCACGGACTGGACGACGGCACCTGGCTCTCCCGGCTCGTCCAGCGCGGCATCGCCCTCGCCCACGGCGCCGCCCTCCCCGACAGCGCGGCCGAGCGGCGCGCGCTGTGGCGCCTGGCGGGGGTGGCGCCGGACGAGATATCCAGCACCGTGCTCGCGTACGGGCTGCGCCCAGAAGGCGGCGGCTGGCGCGAACAGGCGCTGCGCGAAAGGGCCGTGCACCACGCGGAGGCCCAGCTCACCCTGCGCGAGCTGCGCGCGCTGCGGCTGTCGCTGCCGGCCGGCACGCTGGTCCGGATCTGCGAGAACCCGCGCGTGGTGGAGGCCGCCGCCGACGCGGGCTGCGGCCGGCCGCTCGTCTGCACCTCCGGCAGCGCCACGACGGCCGTCCTCACGCTGCTCGACGCGCTCGCCGCCACCGGCTGCCGCTTCGCGTACCACGGCGACTTCGACTGGCCGGGGATCGCGCTGGCCAACCGGATCATGCGGCGGTACGACGCGCGGCCCTGGCGGCTGCTCGCCGGGGACTACGAGCTTCTGGCGGCCCGCGCCGCCGAGCGGGGCATCCCGCCGCTGCCGCTCGCGGGGCCCCGGGTCGGCGCGGAGTGGGATCCTGACCTGGCCCCGGCGATGTCCGCGCACGGGGTCGCGCTCCACGAGGAAGCCACCCTCGAACCGCTGGTGAACGATCTGAAGTGGCTATAG
- a CDS encoding TIGR02680 family protein — protein MTQAPPPANTPPSPIPAQRSTGADGAVAAAPARFRLHRAGIRNVWQYDEQEFAFGDGRLLLRGKNGAGKSKALEMLLPYLLDGDSRALDATGTGRTTLAWLMLDGFERTNRMGYLWVEFRRATAGGGDSYLTLGAAIRASQSTKRAVPSFFVTPMRVGADLHLVDGGRPLPLDRLKEAVGAENVTDRAVEHRSRVARELFGITDTARYRNLTQLLHRLRRPTVGDRIESGGLVPLLSETLPGLDDEVVEKVARNLHDLDAVREELGRLERTDTALRTFLTTYSGYLTGVLLRGSEGVRQELDTLVQRRREAGDAAKRTAGLRAREAGADERLLSLREERRAATAELDALRASEGYRSVEELSERRSTVTALGSAAGTAFAALIRAHSAEEDAAERLERGARRLGGRLGELATEHRTLLAQAERAGLPVAHLGEPVALARTDLAGATREELTDPDGGTRTVRHAPAGGVDAVAAERALRAWRERLEGARTVARNRSRTVQDVAGLAALAREAQARAARADADRERLEEETEQAAGRLAESREAIAEESRLYAREAASWVRRAAGAAGPDCPPLEGVLATVAHETSPYAPFAERVLPAGADTAVEEAARAALDPYGEELTARRDALAVTVSRYEEERDRLSGEKADWERRTDPEPSVPYHRAAGRAPGTGAPLYRLVDFVEGLSPSTQAGLEAALEASGLLDAWVPADGALIDPLTCDILIRHTLLQPGVPAHGGPTLAEALRPAPHPESGVSAERVARVLAAVALVPAEDTARATAATSTAYYDGSWRLGALRGRHMKDAAQYVGAAVRAETRRRGIAELARRLAEVDQLLAADRERLAEAERRRRELAHAWREFPRTRRLAGAWTRAEGDENAVRELTGRTGRAARAAEEARTRAVAARGEAEATASAHGLPTDPDGLARVGTALTALAGGLDQLGRAVGGTAEGLGGSRTEQAGYERARADRSETEGEYRARLDELRPARQALRTLEETIGSAKDEILAREERTGRRIASAVRALPVARAALDEVRAERVRAEESEKRCREVLVGQEAAVIEAGGRLRGALARPEVVRGAGLEGVSGAGLGSIGGTAAGAAEGAGGPVPPDDAPGRALDHAPGADVRSRVRALRELADTVRERLTPPRREVSDSTLLNRHTELRDQLAGGYDAQLDERDGIKICRLVDDHGHHDVALVGTLIADKAAEARGRLTDREREVFRRFLTGELGDHLSTQVIAAAQLVAALNDTLRTVRTSHGLGVELRWKLDEDADADVRAAVGLLSSPSGLRTREQTEQLREVLQRRIEEARRADPSAGYAAHLRTALDYRDWFRFHTFVVEDAAPRRRRRLTGRTGLSQGEQRVLSYLVLFAAAAAHFTTLGESAPHAPRLILLDDAFAKVDEPTHGRLGRILVDLDLDFVLTSERLMGNWPQVPSLHIYECLRDPHVRGVATLHYTWNGHRRHLVSS, from the coding sequence ATGACCCAGGCCCCGCCGCCCGCGAACACGCCGCCGAGCCCCATCCCCGCACAGCGCTCGACCGGCGCGGACGGCGCGGTCGCCGCCGCCCCCGCCCGCTTCCGGCTCCACCGCGCCGGTATCCGCAACGTCTGGCAGTACGACGAGCAGGAGTTCGCCTTCGGCGACGGGCGGCTGCTGCTGCGCGGCAAGAACGGCGCGGGCAAGTCCAAGGCCCTGGAGATGCTCCTCCCGTACCTGCTGGACGGCGACTCCCGCGCCCTGGACGCCACCGGCACGGGCCGGACGACGCTCGCCTGGCTGATGCTCGACGGATTCGAGCGGACGAACCGGATGGGCTACCTCTGGGTCGAGTTCCGCAGGGCGACGGCCGGCGGCGGCGACAGCTATCTCACCCTCGGCGCCGCCATCCGCGCCTCGCAGTCCACCAAGAGGGCCGTGCCGTCCTTCTTCGTCACCCCGATGCGGGTCGGCGCCGACCTTCATCTGGTGGACGGGGGCAGACCGTTGCCCCTCGACCGTCTCAAAGAGGCCGTCGGCGCGGAGAACGTCACGGACCGCGCCGTCGAGCACCGCTCGCGGGTGGCCCGGGAGCTGTTCGGCATCACCGACACCGCGCGCTACCGCAACCTCACCCAGCTGCTGCACCGGCTGCGGCGCCCCACCGTGGGCGACCGCATCGAGTCCGGCGGGCTCGTCCCGCTGCTCAGCGAGACGCTGCCGGGGCTGGACGACGAGGTCGTGGAGAAGGTGGCGCGCAATCTGCACGACCTGGACGCCGTCCGGGAGGAACTGGGCAGGCTGGAGCGGACCGACACCGCGTTGCGCACCTTCCTCACCACCTACAGCGGCTATCTGACGGGCGTTCTGCTGCGCGGTTCCGAGGGCGTGCGCCAGGAGCTGGACACCCTCGTACAGCGCCGCCGCGAGGCCGGGGACGCCGCGAAGCGGACCGCCGGGCTGCGCGCCCGGGAGGCCGGGGCGGACGAGCGGCTGCTCTCCCTGCGGGAGGAGCGGCGGGCCGCCACCGCCGAACTCGACGCCCTGCGCGCGAGCGAGGGATACCGGAGCGTCGAGGAGCTGTCGGAGCGCCGGAGCACGGTCACGGCGCTGGGCTCCGCGGCCGGTACGGCGTTCGCCGCCCTGATCAGGGCGCACAGCGCCGAGGAGGACGCGGCGGAGCGGCTGGAGCGGGGCGCGCGGCGGCTGGGCGGCAGGCTCGGTGAGCTGGCCACCGAACACCGGACGCTGCTCGCCCAGGCCGAGCGGGCCGGGCTGCCCGTCGCCCACCTGGGCGAGCCGGTCGCCCTGGCGCGTACGGATCTCGCCGGGGCGACGCGCGAGGAGCTGACCGACCCCGACGGCGGCACCAGGACCGTCCGGCACGCGCCGGCCGGCGGGGTCGACGCGGTCGCCGCCGAGCGGGCGCTGCGCGCCTGGCGGGAGCGGCTGGAGGGCGCCAGGACCGTGGCGCGCAACCGGAGCAGGACGGTCCAGGACGTCGCCGGACTGGCCGCGCTGGCGCGCGAGGCGCAGGCGCGGGCGGCGCGCGCGGACGCCGACCGCGAACGGCTGGAGGAGGAGACGGAACAGGCCGCGGGCCGCCTCGCCGAGAGCCGCGAGGCGATCGCCGAGGAGAGCCGCCTCTACGCGCGCGAGGCCGCGTCCTGGGTGCGGCGTGCGGCGGGGGCCGCCGGTCCCGACTGCCCTCCTTTGGAGGGCGTCCTCGCCACCGTGGCCCACGAGACTTCCCCGTACGCGCCGTTCGCGGAGCGCGTGCTGCCCGCCGGGGCGGACACGGCCGTCGAGGAGGCCGCCCGCGCCGCGCTGGATCCGTACGGCGAGGAGCTGACGGCCCGCCGGGACGCGCTCGCCGTCACCGTCAGCCGGTACGAGGAGGAGCGCGACCGGCTGAGCGGGGAGAAGGCCGACTGGGAGCGGCGGACGGATCCGGAGCCGTCCGTTCCGTACCACCGCGCCGCCGGGCGCGCCCCGGGCACCGGAGCGCCGCTGTACCGGCTGGTGGACTTCGTCGAGGGCCTCTCCCCCTCCACCCAGGCGGGGCTGGAGGCCGCTCTGGAGGCGAGCGGGCTGCTGGACGCCTGGGTCCCGGCGGACGGCGCGCTCATCGACCCGCTGACCTGCGACATCCTGATCCGCCACACCCTGCTCCAGCCCGGGGTGCCGGCGCACGGGGGGCCGACGCTGGCCGAGGCGCTGCGGCCGGCCCCGCATCCGGAGAGCGGCGTCAGCGCGGAGCGGGTGGCCCGGGTGCTGGCCGCCGTCGCGCTGGTCCCGGCGGAGGACACCGCCAGGGCGACGGCCGCGACGAGCACCGCGTACTACGACGGCAGTTGGCGGCTCGGCGCCCTGCGCGGCCGCCATATGAAGGACGCCGCGCAGTACGTGGGCGCCGCCGTGCGCGCCGAGACCCGCCGCCGCGGAATCGCGGAGCTGGCGCGGCGGCTCGCTGAGGTGGACCAACTGCTGGCCGCCGACCGGGAGCGGCTGGCCGAGGCCGAGCGGCGCCGCCGCGAACTGGCCCACGCGTGGCGCGAGTTCCCCCGTACCCGACGGCTGGCCGGGGCCTGGACCAGGGCGGAGGGCGACGAGAACGCCGTACGGGAGCTGACCGGCAGGACCGGCCGCGCCGCCCGCGCCGCCGAGGAGGCGCGCACCCGCGCCGTCGCCGCGCGCGGCGAGGCGGAGGCCACCGCCAGCGCCCACGGCCTGCCGACCGATCCCGACGGCCTCGCGCGCGTGGGGACCGCGCTGACCGCGCTGGCCGGCGGCCTCGACCAGCTCGGCCGGGCCGTCGGCGGCACGGCCGAGGGCCTCGGCGGCAGCCGGACCGAACAGGCCGGGTACGAACGGGCCCGCGCGGACCGCTCGGAGACCGAGGGCGAGTACCGGGCCCGCCTCGACGAGCTGCGCCCGGCCCGGCAGGCCCTCCGCACGCTCGAAGAGACCATCGGCTCGGCCAAGGACGAGATCCTGGCCCGCGAGGAGCGGACCGGGCGCCGGATCGCGTCCGCCGTCCGCGCCCTTCCGGTGGCCCGCGCCGCGCTGGACGAGGTGCGCGCGGAGCGGGTGCGCGCGGAGGAGAGCGAGAAGCGCTGCCGTGAGGTGCTGGTGGGCCAGGAGGCCGCCGTCATCGAGGCGGGCGGCCGGCTGCGCGGCGCCCTCGCCCGCCCGGAGGTGGTGCGCGGCGCGGGACTTGAGGGGGTGTCCGGCGCCGGACTCGGGTCCATCGGCGGTACGGCGGCGGGCGCGGCGGAGGGGGCGGGCGGACCGGTGCCGCCGGACGACGCCCCGGGCCGGGCCCTGGACCACGCCCCGGGCGCCGATGTCCGCAGCCGTGTACGGGCCCTGCGCGAGCTGGCCGACACCGTACGGGAGCGGCTGACCCCGCCGAGGCGCGAGGTCTCGGACAGCACCCTGCTCAACCGGCACACGGAGCTGCGCGACCAACTGGCGGGCGGCTACGACGCGCAGCTCGACGAGCGGGACGGGATCAAGATCTGCCGGCTGGTGGACGACCACGGCCACCACGACGTGGCGCTGGTCGGCACGCTGATCGCCGACAAGGCCGCCGAGGCGCGCGGACGGCTCACCGACCGCGAGCGCGAGGTCTTCCGGCGCTTCCTCACCGGCGAGCTCGGCGACCATCTGTCGACCCAGGTGATCGCCGCCGCCCAGCTGGTCGCCGCGCTCAACGACACCCTGCGGACCGTACGGACGTCGCACGGCCTGGGGGTGGAGCTGCGCTGGAAGCTGGACGAGGACGCGGACGCCGACGTCCGCGCGGCGGTCGGACTGCTCAGCAGCCCCTCGGGGCTGCGGACCCGCGAGCAGACCGAGCAGCTCCGCGAGGTGCTGCAACGCCGGATCGAGGAGGCCCGCAGGGCCGATCCGTCGGCCGGTTACGCCGCGCATCTGCGGACCGCGCTGGACTACCGGGACTGGTTCCGCTTCCACACCTTCGTGGTCGAGGACGCGGCCCCGCGCCGCAGGCGCCGGCTCACCGGCCGCACCGGGCTCAGCCAGGGCGAACAGCGCGTGCTGTCCTACCTGGTGCTCTTCGCCGCCGCGGCCGCGCACTTCACCACCCTCGGCGAGTCGGCTCCGCACGCGCCGCGGCTGATCCTGCTGGACGACGCCTTCGCCAAGGTGGACGAGCCCACCCACGGCAGGCTCGGGCGCATCCTGGTCGATCTGGACCTGGACTTCGTCCTGACCAGCGAGCGGCTGATGGGCAACTGGCCGCAGGTGCCCTCCCTGCACATCTACGAGTGCCTGCGCGACCCGCACGTGCGCGGGGTGGCCACACTGCACTACACGTGGAACGGCCACCGGCGGCACCTGGTGTCCTCATGA
- a CDS encoding TIGR02678 family protein, whose product MTLPSAHDVALAAERRSAGRLLLAHPLVTADGPYAELFPLIRRHADWLVGRFQQVLGYRLLVDTSYARLFKAGLGPGSGHRLERSTGTPFTPHTYACLALALSVLVTAPEQLLLSRLVADVKAAAADAGVELEGTGRAAEKRTLAAALRRLVDWGVLTETEGSVGAAALEDGGEALITVDREIARAIVAGPLTQARDGADLVRRAADPGFGGPRTYVRRMLVETPAVYLDELTDAERDWLRTRQRREAQAFSELLGLEAEIRGEGVALVDPEEELTDLRLPGTGTVAQAALLLVERLVERLRPDEPGHPATGGRLTVGVAVPDGLADALLAEVVAEYGRGGSWQRGYLEDPAALREAVLDLLLRMRLMARAGPPESLRAGGHGLPEGYEGALPEGRSVMEVHGARPHGDRPLGAEGAPDTGWVLLAAAARYAPRVTVRKKATGPGPDAAVQQELTS is encoded by the coding sequence ATGACGCTCCCCTCCGCACACGACGTCGCCCTCGCCGCCGAGCGCCGCAGCGCCGGGCGGCTGCTGCTCGCCCACCCGCTGGTGACGGCCGACGGCCCGTACGCCGAGCTGTTCCCGCTGATCCGCAGGCACGCCGACTGGCTGGTCGGCCGCTTCCAGCAGGTGCTCGGATACCGGCTGCTGGTGGACACCTCGTACGCCCGGCTGTTCAAGGCCGGGCTCGGCCCCGGCTCCGGGCACCGCCTGGAGCGGTCCACCGGGACGCCCTTCACACCGCACACCTACGCCTGTCTCGCCCTGGCGCTCTCCGTCCTGGTGACCGCGCCCGAACAACTGCTGCTGTCCCGGCTCGTCGCCGATGTCAAGGCGGCGGCCGCCGACGCCGGGGTGGAGCTGGAAGGCACCGGCCGGGCGGCGGAGAAGCGGACGCTGGCCGCCGCGCTGCGCCGGCTGGTCGACTGGGGCGTGCTCACGGAGACCGAGGGCAGTGTGGGCGCGGCCGCGCTGGAGGACGGCGGCGAGGCGCTGATCACCGTGGACCGCGAGATCGCCCGCGCCATCGTCGCGGGCCCGCTCACCCAGGCCCGGGACGGCGCCGATCTGGTGCGCCGGGCCGCCGATCCCGGCTTCGGCGGCCCGCGTACGTACGTACGCCGGATGCTCGTCGAGACGCCCGCCGTCTATCTGGACGAGCTGACCGACGCCGAGCGGGACTGGCTGCGGACCCGGCAGCGGCGCGAGGCGCAGGCGTTCTCCGAGCTTCTCGGGCTCGAAGCGGAGATCCGCGGCGAGGGCGTGGCGCTGGTGGATCCGGAGGAGGAACTGACCGATCTGCGGCTGCCGGGCACCGGTACGGTCGCGCAGGCCGCGCTCCTGCTGGTCGAGCGGCTGGTGGAGCGGCTGCGGCCGGACGAGCCCGGGCATCCGGCGACCGGCGGCCGGCTCACCGTCGGGGTGGCCGTCCCGGACGGTCTGGCGGACGCGCTGCTGGCCGAGGTCGTCGCGGAGTACGGCCGGGGCGGCAGCTGGCAGCGCGGCTATCTGGAGGATCCGGCCGCGCTGCGCGAAGCCGTCCTCGACCTCCTGCTCCGGATGCGGCTGATGGCCCGCGCCGGTCCGCCTGAGTCGCTCAGGGCCGGGGGCCACGGTCTGCCGGAGGGGTACGAGGGCGCGCTCCCCGAGGGCCGTTCCGTCATGGAGGTGCACGGCGCCCGTCCGCACGGTGACCGTCCCCTCGGCGCCGAGGGCGCCCCCGACACCGGCTGGGTGCTGCTCGCGGCGGCGGCCCGCTACGCGCCGCGCGTCACCGTCCGTAAGAAGGCGACCGGGCCGGGACCGGACGCCGCCGTACAACAGGAGCTGACGTCATGA
- a CDS encoding TIGR02677 family protein: MREPAADSDGSWERLTAYTYLSAPERLEYVAVMRVFCSTLLADLAVPDVLAKLADGAPGPARELGAETLTARLEQLVRWGNLLRGSHTVKASSITDYQRARSRYQLSKLGERIQRDADEVLAGADAAREVSSELLALVERGLRELAERVAGPEGVEPQDALERVSTVFVQFSEFADSVRDFYAYLGQVLARYDLDGAEYQGFKELLLDYVEAITEDVSFRAPRIAAVLELLWPELPGLLKRLDAHAGGLSGVAPGGGTETRVLRSRGRELADWEGLRGWFTDQDGMGSQVDQLRDATLRALQSLLANAKRMLRSASGEMSRRKDLLRLARWFDEAAPEEAHDIAVAAFGMYGARHLGVPPAPDEALPAYTSWWTGPVVEVPVALRERGSRAQRGRASAVEDHSAQKDRLQRAARAEAADRRAAADELRSASGRFESVELTSAALALLLELLATALGNARLHGPRGAPDTAGTPDSVEGTHQEHGEHPEYREYGQHGQYADGFALEAARSEDAALGVRLTVRRVADTRTVLRSVDGELILDELELSVEGTVDTRAGAGSS; encoded by the coding sequence ATGCGGGAACCAGCGGCGGACAGCGACGGCTCGTGGGAACGGCTGACCGCGTACACGTATCTCAGTGCTCCGGAGCGGCTGGAGTACGTCGCGGTCATGCGCGTGTTCTGCTCCACGCTGCTGGCGGACCTGGCCGTGCCGGACGTGCTGGCGAAGCTGGCGGACGGCGCCCCCGGCCCGGCGCGGGAGCTGGGGGCCGAGACGCTCACCGCCCGGCTGGAGCAGCTCGTGCGCTGGGGAAACCTGCTGCGCGGCAGCCATACGGTGAAGGCGTCGAGCATCACCGACTACCAGCGGGCCCGCTCCCGCTACCAGTTGTCGAAACTCGGCGAGCGGATCCAGCGCGACGCGGACGAGGTCCTGGCGGGGGCCGACGCGGCGCGCGAGGTGAGCAGCGAGCTGCTGGCGCTGGTCGAGCGCGGGCTGCGCGAGCTGGCCGAGCGGGTGGCGGGTCCGGAGGGCGTGGAGCCGCAGGACGCGCTGGAGCGGGTCAGCACGGTCTTCGTCCAGTTCAGCGAATTCGCCGACTCCGTCAGGGACTTCTACGCGTACCTGGGCCAGGTGCTCGCCCGCTACGACCTGGACGGCGCGGAGTACCAGGGCTTCAAGGAGCTTCTGCTCGACTACGTCGAGGCGATCACGGAGGACGTGTCCTTCCGCGCGCCCCGGATCGCGGCGGTCCTGGAGCTGCTGTGGCCGGAGCTGCCGGGGCTGCTGAAGCGTCTCGACGCGCACGCCGGGGGGCTGTCCGGGGTGGCACCGGGAGGGGGAACCGAGACGCGGGTGCTGCGCAGCCGGGGACGTGAACTGGCCGACTGGGAGGGGCTGCGCGGCTGGTTCACCGATCAGGACGGCATGGGCAGCCAGGTCGACCAGTTGCGGGACGCCACCCTGCGCGCGTTGCAGTCGCTGCTCGCCAACGCGAAGCGCATGCTGCGCTCGGCGTCGGGCGAGATGTCACGGCGCAAGGACCTGCTGCGGCTCGCCCGGTGGTTCGACGAGGCGGCGCCGGAGGAGGCGCACGACATCGCGGTGGCCGCCTTCGGGATGTACGGCGCCCGGCATCTGGGGGTGCCCCCGGCGCCGGACGAGGCGCTGCCCGCGTACACGAGTTGGTGGACGGGACCGGTGGTCGAGGTGCCGGTGGCGCTCCGGGAGCGCGGCAGCCGCGCGCAGCGGGGCCGGGCGTCGGCGGTGGAGGACCACTCGGCGCAGAAGGACCGGCTCCAGCGGGCCGCCCGCGCCGAGGCGGCGGACCGGCGGGCGGCGGCGGACGAACTGCGCAGCGCCTCGGGCCGGTTCGAGAGCGTGGAGCTGACGTCGGCCGCCCTGGCGCTGCTGCTGGAACTGCTGGCGACGGCGCTGGGCAACGCGCGGCTGCACGGCCCGCGCGGGGCTCCCGACACTGCTGGGACTCCGGACAGCGTGGAAGGCACGCACCAGGAACATGGGGAGCACCCGGAATACCGGGAGTACGGGCAGCACGGGCAGTACGCGGACGGGTTCGCCCTGGAGGCGGCCCGCAGCGAGGACGCGGCCCTCGGCGTACGGCTCACCGTCCGCCGGGTCGCGGACACCCGTACGGTGCTGCGCTCGGTCGACGGCGAACTGATCCTGGACGAGCTGGAGCTGAGCGTCGAGGGGACCGTCGACACCCGGGCCGGGGCGGGTTCCTCATGA
- a CDS encoding ABC transporter substrate-binding protein, translating into MTTSLADDLPDANPPIPRWRYVAIGFVLVLLVGAGAVWLLRPESTDCAEGVKRVEAGDATRCVGLTDGAYPFTKDLRALFQLVENENREVDKEAAKTGGTPYVSVVYLMGMSPGPGDSKNTESVRHELEGAYTAQHEANHGRSQGRSPRIKLLLADTGNRPEQNAYTLGQIEERLDGDRIVAVAGLGTSRIDTKGMVARLNSWNIASFGSVITADELEKSDGLVRVAPPNADEAAAAVQFLGTGTYAKTRVLIVKDSNKEDLYTRTLAEKFGAGFPEGRLAAAEPMQYDSSKTRLATYFSNQMPNLCLEKPDVVYFAGRGRDLPDFLAPLAERQCSRSELTVLSGDDTSQVLQADGFNEVKRSLLKGNIKLVYTGLAHPGAWTKAPRFFDVNAIGPFLTGGTFRTAFRDDKLDDGQAIMGYDAVRTAVKAIRKAVPLENSNQKIERKDVMQNLSLLYDANAVAGASGWISVKNNGSPMAKAIPIIEIDGTGSTTTLAVVSGNGTGTPYVPKSANPG; encoded by the coding sequence ATGACCACGTCGCTCGCAGACGATCTACCCGACGCCAATCCGCCCATTCCGCGATGGCGTTATGTCGCCATCGGGTTTGTCCTCGTCCTGCTCGTCGGCGCCGGTGCCGTCTGGCTCCTGCGGCCGGAGTCCACCGACTGCGCCGAGGGGGTGAAGCGCGTCGAGGCCGGCGACGCCACGCGCTGCGTCGGCCTGACCGACGGCGCGTACCCGTTCACCAAGGATCTGCGCGCTCTGTTCCAGCTGGTCGAGAACGAGAACCGTGAGGTCGACAAGGAGGCCGCCAAAACGGGCGGCACGCCGTACGTCAGCGTCGTCTATCTGATGGGCATGAGCCCCGGTCCCGGCGACAGCAAGAACACCGAGTCCGTACGGCACGAGCTGGAGGGGGCGTACACCGCGCAGCACGAGGCGAACCACGGCCGTTCCCAAGGCCGTTCGCCCAGGATCAAGCTGCTGCTCGCCGACACCGGCAACCGGCCCGAGCAGAACGCGTACACCCTGGGGCAGATCGAGGAGCGCCTGGACGGGGACCGGATCGTCGCGGTCGCCGGGCTCGGCACCAGCCGCATCGACACGAAGGGGATGGTCGCGCGGCTCAACAGCTGGAACATCGCCTCCTTCGGCTCCGTGATCACCGCCGACGAGCTGGAGAAGTCCGACGGTCTGGTGCGGGTGGCGCCGCCCAACGCCGACGAGGCGGCGGCGGCCGTGCAGTTCCTGGGGACCGGGACGTACGCGAAGACGAGGGTGCTCATCGTCAAGGACTCCAACAAGGAGGACCTCTATACGAGGACGCTCGCGGAGAAGTTCGGCGCCGGGTTCCCGGAGGGAAGGCTGGCGGCGGCGGAGCCCATGCAGTACGACTCCTCCAAGACCCGGCTCGCCACCTACTTCAGCAACCAGATGCCGAACCTCTGCCTGGAAAAGCCGGACGTCGTCTACTTCGCGGGCCGGGGACGCGATCTGCCCGACTTCCTGGCCCCGCTCGCCGAGCGCCAGTGCAGCCGGTCCGAGCTGACGGTGCTCTCCGGTGACGACACCTCACAGGTGTTGCAGGCGGACGGTTTCAACGAGGTCAAGCGGTCCCTGCTGAAGGGGAACATCAAGCTCGTCTACACCGGTCTCGCCCACCCCGGCGCGTGGACCAAGGCCCCCCGGTTCTTCGACGTCAACGCGATCGGACCGTTCCTGACCGGCGGCACCTTCAGGACGGCGTTCCGCGACGACAAGCTCGACGACGGCCAGGCCATCATGGGGTACGACGCGGTCCGCACCGCCGTCAAGGCGATCAGGAAGGCCGTCCCTCTGGAGAACTCGAACCAGAAGATCGAGCGCAAGGACGTCATGCAGAACCTGTCCCTTCTTTATGACGCCAACGCCGTGGCCGGGGCGAGCGGATGGATATCCGTGAAGAACAACGGCAGCCCCATGGCCAAGGCCATCCCCATCATCGAGATAGACGGCACCGGCAGCACCACGACCCTCGCCGTCGTCTCCGGCAACGGCACGGGCACTCCGTACGTCCCGAAATCCGCGAACCCCGGATGA